The following are from one region of the Vitis riparia cultivar Riparia Gloire de Montpellier isolate 1030 chromosome 9, EGFV_Vit.rip_1.0, whole genome shotgun sequence genome:
- the LOC117922542 gene encoding coatomer subunit beta'-2-like: MALNLDIQKELVQQSERVKSLDVHPTEPWILASLYSGTVCIWDYHSQELVKSFKVTESPVRSAKFIATKQWVITGADDKFIRVFNYDTMVKVAEFEAHTDYIRSVAVHPTLPYVLSASDDMLIKLWDWEKGWECAQIFEGHGHYVMQVAFNPKDPSTFSSASLDGTIKIWNLSSPAPDFTLDGHSKGVNCIDYFMSGPKPYLISGSDDHTAKVWDYQAKSCVQTLEGHTNNVSAVCVHPELPLLITGSEDSTVRIWDSVTYRLENTLDYGLERVWTFGCIKGSNRVAIGCDKGTIIVKILSSHSWDSRGLQVEKEDKKEC, translated from the exons ATG GCTCTCAATCTGGACATTCAG AAAGAACTAGTTCAACAGTCAGAAAGAGTAAAATCTCTGGATGTACATCCCACAGAACCATG GATTTTGGCAAGTCTGTATTCAGGAACTGTGTGTATCTGGGACTACCATTCTCAG GAACTGGTAAAGTCTTTCAAGGTCACTGAATCACCAG TTAGGTCTGCAAAGTTCATAGCAACCAAACAATGGGTTATTACCGGAGCTGATGACAAGTTTATCCGAGTCTTCAACTATGATACAATGGTTAAGGTTGCAGAATTTGAGGCACATACCGATTACATTAGGAGTGTTGCAGTCCATCCAACCCTTCCATATGTGCTGTCGGCTTCTGATGACATGCTCATAAAGCTTTGGGATTGGGAGAAAGGTTGGGAGTGTGCTCAAATCTTTGAGGGACATGGTCACTATGTGATGCAGGTAGCCTTTAATCCCAAAGACCCCAGCACCTTTTCAAGTGCATCACTTGACGGCACCATAAAG ATTTGGAATCTGAGCTCTCCTGCACCAGATTTTACCTTGGATGGCCATTCAAAAGGGGTGAATTGCATTGATTACTTCATGAGTGGCCCTAAACCATATCTAATCTCTGGTTCTGATGATCACACTGCTAAG GTCTGGGACTATCAAGCCAAAAGTTGTGTCCAAACACTTGAAGGCCACACAAATAATGTTTCTGCAGTGTGTGTTCATCCTGAACTTCCCCTACTCATTACAGGTTCTGAGGATAGCACTGTTCGCATTTGGGATTCAGTGACTTATAG GCTTGAGAACACGCTAGACTATGGTCTTGAAAGAGTTTGGACTTTTGGATGCATAAAAGGTTCAAACAG GGTTGCAATTGGCTGTGACAAAGGAAcaattattgtaaaaattctCAGTTCTCACAGTTGGGATTCCAGGGGCCTTCAGGTCGAGAAGGAAGACAAGAAGGAATGCTGA